The Gemmatimonadota bacterium genome has a window encoding:
- a CDS encoding zinc-binding dehydrogenase, whose translation MARMKRLEKLDGFANVQMVEVEQPEPGPDQMLIEVKRSLISRGSELFWRYVREEAVSPEMMGYSDAGEVVGVGANIQDFAVGQRVMANTPHAQYVIAGETDRSRRAFLLPEELSYETATFLPLATSSVMWMRTSPIESGQTVVVLGQGIVGALCAQIVWERDPGCVIVVDAQPLRCDIARKLGHENVIDVSQTDSVAAVKELTDGKGADLVVECVGGYAGIQSFEQAQKMLAPRGTIHLIAKYQGAPLPLEGDAFMNKQIIAGIRIDTPREACMRDAAQMLIDGRVKVAELITHRLPWEQTPDAYHLLYHKPDEALGVILEWD comes from the coding sequence ATGGCACGAATGAAACGACTTGAAAAGCTCGATGGCTTTGCCAATGTACAGATGGTCGAAGTCGAACAGCCAGAACCCGGTCCCGATCAGATGCTGATTGAGGTCAAGCGCAGCCTGATCAGCAGGGGGTCGGAGCTATTTTGGCGATACGTCCGGGAAGAGGCGGTAAGTCCTGAAATGATGGGGTATTCCGACGCGGGTGAGGTCGTGGGCGTGGGGGCCAACATCCAGGATTTCGCAGTGGGACAGCGCGTCATGGCGAACACCCCACACGCTCAGTACGTCATTGCCGGCGAAACCGATAGATCCCGGCGCGCTTTCCTCCTTCCAGAAGAACTCAGCTATGAGACCGCGACCTTTCTTCCTCTCGCGACCAGTTCTGTGATGTGGATGCGCACTTCGCCAATAGAATCCGGGCAGACTGTTGTCGTGCTCGGCCAGGGAATCGTAGGTGCCCTGTGCGCTCAGATCGTCTGGGAACGCGATCCCGGATGTGTGATCGTCGTCGATGCACAGCCTCTCCGATGCGATATCGCGCGGAAACTGGGGCACGAAAATGTGATTGATGTCTCCCAGACCGATTCTGTGGCAGCGGTCAAGGAACTCACAGATGGCAAGGGTGCCGACCTCGTCGTCGAGTGCGTCGGTGGCTACGCTGGCATCCAGTCCTTCGAACAAGCTCAGAAGATGCTCGCACCCAGGGGAACAATTCATCTCATCGCGAAGTATCAAGGTGCTCCATTGCCTCTGGAAGGGGACGCCTTTATGAATAAGCAGATCATCGCGGGCATCCGCATCGATACACCCAGAGAGGCGTGTATGCGGGATGCAGCCCAGATGCTGATCGACGGACGGGTCAAAGTCGCCGAACTGATTACCCACAGACTCCCCTGGGAACAAACTCCGGATGCGTATCACCTGCTCTATCACAAGCCGGACGAAGCACTCGGCGTTATTCTGGAGTGGGATTGA
- a CDS encoding Gfo/Idh/MocA family oxidoreductase has product MGIRLGIVGVGAFAQGFIPLFNAHPDVDQVVLCDLDAEKRQSNAEKHGIVQTSPSLDDLCDTDVDAIALFTQNWLHGPQAAQALRAGKHVYSAVPPGIALNELRAIAGAVRETGNIYMLGETSYYYPAVIYCRQRFREGAFGDVVYAEAEYYHDWDHGLYAVAKWRGGENWRETAGVPPMFYPTHSTSQILSITGARMTHVSCQGFTDRHEDGIYASNKWNNPFSNESALFKLSDGSTARINEFRRVGHPGAVRMTMFGTQGSFEHNASGAVWLTKDRSERESLDAQLTCRVAVRRVEGDMDKVTADDGTHHSVAPIHPAHRLPDAFRGLPNGHNGSHQFLVDDFVRACVSGKTPPNNIYEAARYLIPGLIAHESALKGGELLEIPDLGDPPTDNRLEVD; this is encoded by the coding sequence ATGGGCATTCGTCTCGGCATAGTTGGCGTGGGGGCATTTGCACAGGGTTTTATCCCCCTGTTCAATGCACATCCAGATGTGGATCAGGTTGTTCTGTGTGATCTGGATGCTGAAAAACGCCAGAGTAATGCGGAAAAACACGGGATTGTGCAGACTTCGCCGTCTCTCGATGATTTGTGTGATACCGATGTTGATGCTATCGCGCTTTTTACCCAGAATTGGCTGCACGGGCCGCAGGCAGCGCAAGCACTTCGCGCGGGGAAACACGTCTATTCAGCCGTGCCTCCGGGCATCGCACTCAATGAACTTCGCGCTATTGCCGGAGCTGTCCGCGAGACGGGCAATATCTATATGCTCGGTGAAACGAGTTACTATTATCCGGCAGTGATTTACTGTCGGCAGCGATTTCGCGAGGGCGCGTTTGGCGATGTTGTGTACGCCGAAGCCGAGTATTATCACGACTGGGATCACGGTCTGTACGCTGTTGCAAAGTGGCGCGGCGGAGAAAATTGGCGCGAAACCGCTGGTGTGCCGCCCATGTTTTATCCCACCCATTCGACGAGTCAGATTCTCTCTATCACGGGCGCGCGTATGACCCACGTTTCATGTCAGGGTTTCACAGATCGCCACGAAGATGGAATCTACGCATCAAATAAGTGGAATAATCCGTTCAGCAATGAATCTGCGCTGTTCAAGCTGTCCGATGGCAGCACCGCGCGCATCAATGAATTTCGACGTGTTGGTCATCCGGGGGCGGTGCGTATGACGATGTTTGGCACACAGGGCAGCTTTGAACACAATGCCTCGGGTGCGGTCTGGCTCACAAAAGATCGGTCTGAACGCGAATCTCTCGACGCGCAACTCACCTGTCGCGTAGCGGTGAGGCGCGTTGAGGGCGATATGGATAAGGTTACCGCAGACGATGGGACGCATCACTCTGTTGCGCCCATTCATCCGGCTCATCGTTTGCCCGATGCATTCAGAGGTTTGCCCAATGGTCACAATGGGTCACATCAGTTTCTGGTTGATGATTTTGTTCGCGCCTGTGTCTCGGGCAAGACGCCGCCGAACAATATTTACGAAGCTGCACGCTACCTGATCCCCGGCCTCATTGCCCACGAATCTGCTCTCAAGGGCGGTGAGTTGCTCGAGATTCCCGATTTGGGCGATCCGCCCACAGATAACCGATTGGAAGTTGACTGA
- a CDS encoding Gfo/Idh/MocA family oxidoreductase, whose translation MKKLRLAVVGCGAYESSRARGYIATMVKLTDLYDLCAICDHSEQSLQVVGERFGVDARYTDFEAMLDRESPDVVFILVPTDGQAVMALTAIERGCHIITEIPYAHTLAIGDAIDRACRDRGVVWEVAENVWLWPQEQLKQKIVREGLLGKLTHARLWYTSGSYHGINGVRMILDKAAIRALGYAQSVEVLPYSNYGGAQENTRWWESAVVEFEDDVVCLYEMSPAGARSNFWDIEGVEGHLSGHELVLYGGGERASYPIRDTFEEIDGAQVLSAARVDTDPPVVW comes from the coding sequence ATGAAGAAACTTCGATTGGCTGTTGTGGGGTGCGGTGCTTATGAAAGTTCCCGCGCCCGCGGATATATCGCGACGATGGTCAAGCTGACCGATCTCTACGATTTGTGCGCGATCTGCGATCATAGCGAGCAGTCGTTACAGGTTGTTGGCGAGCGTTTTGGCGTTGACGCGCGATATACCGATTTTGAGGCGATGCTCGATAGGGAAAGTCCAGATGTGGTCTTTATACTTGTTCCCACAGATGGGCAGGCAGTTATGGCTTTGACGGCTATTGAGCGCGGTTGTCATATTATCACGGAGATTCCGTATGCCCACACGCTGGCGATTGGCGATGCAATTGATCGGGCATGTCGGGATAGAGGAGTGGTCTGGGAGGTCGCTGAAAATGTCTGGCTCTGGCCTCAGGAACAATTGAAACAAAAGATTGTGAGGGAAGGGTTGCTTGGGAAACTGACACATGCGCGTCTGTGGTACACGTCTGGTAGCTATCACGGTATCAATGGGGTTAGAATGATTCTCGACAAGGCCGCGATCCGTGCTCTGGGCTATGCACAATCGGTGGAGGTGTTGCCATATAGCAATTATGGCGGGGCGCAGGAAAATACCCGATGGTGGGAGAGTGCTGTTGTCGAGTTTGAAGATGACGTGGTCTGTCTATACGAGATGTCGCCAGCGGGTGCGCGCAGCAACTTCTGGGATATCGAAGGGGTGGAAGGACATCTTTCGGGCCATGAGTTGGTGCTTTATGGAGGCGGTGAACGCGCATCTTATCCGATTCGGGATACGTTTGAGGAGATTGACGGAGCGCAGGTTCTCTCGGCCGCTCGCGTCGATACCGATCCACCGGTTGTCTGG